gtaattatatgCAGGGACGCATTCATGAGCTGACGTGAGTTTTGGAATTTTACGGACAACTAATCGATCCCATCCAAAACAACTATAAGTTATGCATCTAATTATAAAGGTTAAGCTTACAATTTATTGATAACCCTTGATATTGGCTGACAACATAAGTTATGATACATATAGCAACAACAACTAGAAAATTCATTTCACAAATGATGATATTGCAAGAATGAATgtgatttagctaggttttAATGGCCACTATGGGGCTTGATACAGTATGATTATGCTGATCAATCCATTTCAGAAAACCATAAATCACGCTTGGAGCTTTCGTGCCAATCTCTAAACTCAGAATGAAATTCTGCTTCTGATATTTCTGAGTGAATGTTAGAGTGCTCGGCTCTATTGTGATTTTCATCGCTATAGGAAACTCCAAAGCTGCATGGTACACTGAATCTGTTTCTCCCACGTTCTTGACGGTCCTGCTAAAGGTCTTCACGGTTTCATTGGTAAATATGGCAATAAAAGAAGGATAGTTGAGGTCAGTATGCTGTTTGCTGCAATTCCAGTGATTTCGTCTGATGACAGCTTTCATCTGAGTTTTGTTATATCGTAGGCCACAGAGGAACTCAACATAATCTTGAAAATCCATGTCATAGATGAGTCCAGGGTCCAAGGCTTTGTTTGGATCTATATGACCCGCCCCAAAATCTAGAGGCGTGGCTGGAAAGCCAGTTGTTTCATCTTTCAGAATACTACCTGTGTTGTCGATGGAATATGCTGTAGTCATTATAGCTGATCGAATAGCAGCTGGGTTCCACTCCCGGTGGACGGCTTTTAGTAAAGCTGCCACTCCGGCAACATGGGGTGCTGCCATTGACGTGCCTGAGTCTAGTTCATAATCTGTCACCAAAATGTACTTTCCAATTCTGATGGATGGCCTGTTAGGTGTGACTGCGGCCAGCACATCGACTCCTGGGGCAAGTATATCAGGCTTTAGTATACTTGGGTTGATTGGATCCGGTCCTCTTGAAGAGAAGTAGGCCACTTGAGGTGCTGCTTTAGTGCCCAATTTTGTTCTCAGGAACCTCATACTTTTGATCTTTGCTCTTTTCTCTCGTGTTGCATACTCTCTAACTTTTGCTCCAGAATCAGTATGCAGAACCACACTCGGAATGGAGAATTCATCTGGAAATAAATTTGATGCATTTGACGAAAAAATTCCAGCAAATGCACCAGCTCTCTCAACCTCCAGTAATTGTTTACTAATGCCAATTTTCTGGCTATAATCACAAAGGACTACCTTTCCAGCAACTTCCTTCGAGTCCAGTGCGGAAAGGTTGCAATGTGCTTTGCTTATATTGCCTTTGCCATAGTACAGAGACGTATTGGTAATGTAAATGCTCTGTGGAAAGTAAGATATACCTTCAAAATCAGAGTCATTTTCTAGAGTCACAGTTGCAGTAAAACTCCGGTCAACTGTGCCAGCTCCCACAGTTGTGATCCAAGGAGCTCCATTGAATATTGAGTTTCTAACTCCTTCATTCCCTGCAGCACAGACAACAAAAATGCCATTCTCGATTGCTGAAAGGGAACCAATGGCAATAACATCTTTGAAATAAGGGGTTTGGTCAAATCCAAGAGACAATGACATAATATCAACACCATCCGCAATTGCTTGATCCATGCCTGCAAGCACATCAGTGGCTGCACTCTCTTCTGTACTTGTTGCCCAGAGGACCTTGTACATAGCCAAGTGAGCACCTGGTGCTATTCCTCTGGCGGTTCCTCTGGCATATCCAAAGTGACTTACACCTAGTACCTCGTTACCAGCAGCTGTGGAGGATGTGTGTGTTCCATGACCTAAGAAGTCTCTTGGCGAGTCAAAGTCATAGGTCTCCGAGATTTTTTTTCCCGCAGCTTTAAGCCCTTTGCTAAAAGATTGAGCACCAATGATCTTCTTGTTGCAGGCAAAAGAGCTCAATTTTGTACCATTCTCACACTTTCCCTTCCATCTCTGTGGGATTGATGGCATACCGGTGTCACTAAAACTCTCACTCTCCGGCCAGATTCCGGAATCAAAAACTCCTATGATAACACCTTCACCATATGAAGCTGCAGGCCATATGCCAGAGTCATGGTTTAATCCAAGAAACTTGGGAGTGTGGGTTGTGAATAACCTGCCAAAGGACTCTGGGTATGTGGCAACATGAGCCGGAGATTTCTCGATTTCAGATAGATAAGATGGTGTGAGTCTGGCACTGAAACCATGCAAGGCATGGCTGTACGAATAAAGCAACATTTCTGTTTCATTATCTGCAGACAAAGAGCCTAAAATGGACTGGTGCCACGACTGGTGGGTTAAGAAAGACTCTGGCTTCTGAGAATGGTCCCAGTGGATGATGTAAGTCTGGTATTCTTCAGGTTCTGACATTGCAAGGTTAATTAAAAGCAACCAACATAGCGCAAGTTGTGAGATAAAGATGGAGAATTCCATTATTTTTATCATGGCAGGCACTATGAAGATGAACAAGGAAAATTACTGAACTTTAAAGGTTTCAGATCCCTTAAACAAATAAAGATAGAAAATCTGCAGGAAACTTCTGCTGTCAATTGGTCAATACAGTATTCTAATTTATTGTTTCCTTGTTAAACTTCCAGTTGCATTCCCATGTCAAGAAAATTAAGGAAGATGTCAAGCTCATGCGTTATTTTCTGGTTGAAGTTTGCTCTGCAATTTCCATTGCAAGATCCAAAGCAGACTTTGTTGAACATTAGAATTTTATGTTATTCGTTGGATGAACCATCACCATCCTGACTTTTAATGGTGGATGTGTTAGTGCTTTGGACAAAGAAAGTGAGCCATTTACTTTTAATCCTCTCGAACTAATTTCAAAAGCTGATTACTTTTTAAGTTTTCCTTTCAATCACTTTCTCTTTCTGCTACCAATCcttaaataatattgttgacATATCCACAATCAAAAAATGGATCAAAACATTaagtataataagaaaaaaaatatattacttaggggttttttttttttttgtcttttcagtttttatattattgtatttgtcAGTTTCTCtgtatttaatttgttattttctttctttg
This is a stretch of genomic DNA from Mangifera indica cultivar Alphonso chromosome 11, CATAS_Mindica_2.1, whole genome shotgun sequence. It encodes these proteins:
- the LOC123230024 gene encoding subtilisin-like protease SBT3 is translated as MIKIMEFSIFISQLALCWLLLINLAMSEPEEYQTYIIHWDHSQKPESFLTHQSWHQSILGSLSADNETEMLLYSYSHALHGFSARLTPSYLSEIEKSPAHVATYPESFGRLFTTHTPKFLGLNHDSGIWPAASYGEGVIIGVFDSGIWPESESFSDTGMPSIPQRWKGKCENGTKLSSFACNKKIIGAQSFSKGLKAAGKKISETYDFDSPRDFLGHGTHTSSTAAGNEVLGVSHFGYARGTARGIAPGAHLAMYKVLWATSTEESAATDVLAGMDQAIADGVDIMSLSLGFDQTPYFKDVIAIGSLSAIENGIFVVCAAGNEGVRNSIFNGAPWITTVGAGTVDRSFTATVTLENDSDFEGISYFPQSIYITNTSLYYGKGNISKAHCNLSALDSKEVAGKVVLCDYSQKIGISKQLLEVERAGAFAGIFSSNASNLFPDEFSIPSVVLHTDSGAKVREYATREKRAKIKSMRFLRTKLGTKAAPQVAYFSSRGPDPINPSILKPDILAPGVDVLAAVTPNRPSIRIGKYILVTDYELDSGTSMAAPHVAGVAALLKAVHREWNPAAIRSAIMTTAYSIDNTGSILKDETTGFPATPLDFGAGHIDPNKALDPGLIYDMDFQDYVEFLCGLRYNKTQMKAVIRRNHWNCSKQHTDLNYPSFIAIFTNETVKTFSRTVKNVGETDSVYHAALEFPIAMKITIEPSTLTFTQKYQKQNFILSLEIGTKAPSVIYGFLKWIDQHNHTVSSPIVAIKT